In the Oncorhynchus keta strain PuntledgeMale-10-30-2019 chromosome 29, Oket_V2, whole genome shotgun sequence genome, one interval contains:
- the LOC118361895 gene encoding zinc finger protein 8-like isoform X9, whose translation MANCVVFHTQIASIMEVLANAAVADICKLVDDDYAVFRLEMTRSQKENRALRRKLHLLEPKVARERADRTTRERVLASRPSGVKILDRNRGMARGEGHLTGGYRSFVKQAGHKTCRDDQPITVDEGSGTSTQNVIVIEPADAEAAGPGVKLERSEGDEDPRHSRNIQTGAAGVPPVATEDPSTTLVPPRIRRSITEDSGTQDTTLKSETDTLTVTQRILHTRSDPEILGLGGLGCRSSPSSEYLLYGNPRTVLSHQDSGNSLQTGNDPSCSYTAETGMIPGDMPVGLDTQTNPLRGDWNRYSSSVYSEECLDEKGDGLALDDVTVKVEGDAPLTWNEVETHLGEGHSQGNSRDFLDYRENLETNLNVTTNSSLHSVSMSMAPSDSQGLFDQVLNSNDQRSKARGGGAAKTGGKEKRFLCMFCNKGFSCPQKVEIHQRVHTGEKPYSCTQCHMRFAHAGNLKRHQRVHTGEKPYSCQQCEKRFSHQHHLKMHLKVHTGERPFRE comes from the exons ATGGCTAACTGtgtggtttttcacactcaaatagcctccatcatggaggtgctagcgaatgcagccgtggcagatatctgtaaactcgtagacgacgactatgcagtgtttcgtttggaaatgactcgaagccagaaagaaaacagggcATTGCGGAGGAAACTACACCTATTGGAACCAAAGGTTGCACGGGAGCGCGCAGATAGAACAACGCGAGAGCGCGTCCTCGCCAGTCGTCCCAGTGGTGTCAAGATCCTCGACCGAAACAGAGGAATGGCAAGAG GTGAAGGACATCTCACTGGAGGCTACAGGAGCTTTGTGAAGCAAGCGGGACACAAAACATGTagagatgaccaaccaatcactgttgacgaggggagtggaacctcaacccagAACGTTATCGTGATAGAA CCTGCAGATGCAGAGGCTGCAGGTCCTGGGGTCAAGCtggagaggtctgaaggagaCGAGGACCCACGACACAGCAGAAACATCCAGACTGGAGCGGCTGGAGTGCCTCCTGTAGCCACAGAGGATCCCTCCACCACCCTAGTGCCGCCCAGGATCCGACGCAGCATCACAGAGGACAGTGGAACGCAGGACACCACCCtcaagtcagagacagacactttAACTGTAACACAAAGGATTTTACACACCAGATCTGACCCAGAGATACTGGGGCTGGGGGGACTGGGCTGTCGTTCTTCTCCCAGCTCAGAGTATTTACTTTACGGTAACCCGAGGACGGTTCTGTCCCATCAGGACTCAGGTAACTCATTACAGACTGGCAATGATCCATCTTGTTCATACACTGCCGAGACAGGGATGATACCTGGTGACATGCCTGTGGGCTTAGATACACAGACTAATCCACTGAGAGGAGACTGGAAccggtacagtagtagtgtatatTCTGAAGAGTGCCTAGATGAGAAAGGGGATGGTCTGGCCTTAGATGATGTGACTGTGAAAGTGGAGGGCGACGCTCCTCTGACATGGAATGAAGTCGAGACTCATTTAGGAGAAGGACACTCGCAGGGCAACAGCAGAGACTTCTTAGACTACAGGGAAAACCTGGAGACAAATCTAAATGTCACAACCAATTCCTCTTTACACTCAGTGTCCATGTCGATGGCACCTTCCGATTCACAAGGCCTATTCGATCAGGTATTGAACTCAAACGACCAAAGATCCAAGGCTCGGGGAGGGGGAGCAGCAAAAACAGGCGGTAAAGAGAAGcggttcctctgcatgttctgtaacaaaggcttcagctgccctcagaaggtggagatccaccagagggtaCACACAGGGGAAAAACCCtacagctgtacccagtgtcacatgcgGTTCGCCCATGCTGGCAACCtaaagaggcaccagagggtccacacaggggagaaaccctacagctgccAACAGTGTGAGAAGCGGTTCTCCCACCAGCACCATCTGAAGatgcacctgaaggtccacacgGGAGAGAGGCCATTCAGAGAGTAA